The following are encoded in a window of Methanobrevibacter ruminantium M1 genomic DNA:
- a CDS encoding 4Fe-4S double cluster binding domain-containing protein — protein sequence MSLSIELEKYLKGNGAIEVGYADITNFTPKKGLNTGVVFFITYPKEVIRNMANAPTLEYLYELIDLNTRLDALGMICEEFLINKGYKAYAQTKKRLGGNFGEFNSFELPHKTIATRAGMGWIGKSALFTTFKYGSALRLCSVLTDAPLEIGEPIIKSRCGKCMICKEACPGGAISGRNWDYTLKRNDFYDDKKCEKYALIVSEENLGKPDTVCGKCIYACPHTQKYVKRT from the coding sequence ATGTCCTTATCAATAGAACTGGAAAAATACCTGAAAGGCAATGGCGCAATAGAAGTAGGATATGCAGACATCACCAATTTCACTCCAAAGAAAGGATTGAACACAGGAGTAGTCTTTTTCATCACCTACCCTAAGGAAGTGATACGAAACATGGCGAATGCTCCAACATTAGAGTACCTTTATGAATTGATTGATCTAAACACCAGACTGGATGCCCTTGGAATGATCTGTGAGGAGTTTCTTATAAATAAAGGATATAAGGCATATGCACAGACAAAAAAGAGATTAGGAGGAAACTTTGGAGAGTTCAATTCATTTGAGCTTCCACATAAGACCATAGCTACAAGAGCAGGCATGGGATGGATTGGAAAGTCAGCACTCTTTACAACATTCAAGTACGGATCCGCTTTAAGATTATGCTCAGTGCTGACAGATGCCCCTTTAGAGATAGGAGAGCCAATAATTAAGTCCAGATGCGGAAAGTGCATGATATGTAAGGAGGCATGTCCTGGAGGAGCAATAAGCGGAAGAAACTGGGATTATACTCTTAAAAGAAATGATTTTTATGATGATAAGAAGTGTGAGAAGTATGCGCTTATAGTCTCTGAGGAGAATCTGGGAAAACCTGATACAGTCTGTGGCAAATGTATTTATGCCTGCCCTCATACTCAGAAGTATGTGAAAAGAACTTGA
- a CDS encoding GNAT family N-acetyltransferase — MNVNIKELGNDPEEIKNVQNFLFHMIKLEFGYDYVPEWHQDIVNMEDYYINPERNAFFVAYSESGEIIATIGLRAYDKNFEKFEGIYSNDTTSSIWRLFVDRRYRRCGLASKMFSVAENFAKDRDYKNIYLHTHRTLEGALQFWMKMGFIITLDEGDELETVHMEKFIQKLKISPQAGILTYAIKL, encoded by the coding sequence ATGAATGTTAATATTAAAGAGTTAGGAAACGACCCAGAGGAAATAAAAAATGTTCAAAACTTTTTATTTCACATGATAAAACTTGAATTTGGCTATGATTATGTCCCAGAGTGGCATCAGGACATTGTGAATATGGAGGACTATTATATAAATCCAGAACGCAATGCATTTTTCGTTGCTTATTCCGAAAGCGGTGAAATTATTGCTACAATAGGTCTGAGGGCTTATGATAAGAATTTTGAAAAATTTGAAGGCATATATTCCAATGACACTACATCAAGCATTTGGAGACTTTTTGTCGATAGGAGATACAGACGTTGCGGTTTGGCTTCTAAAATGTTTAGCGTAGCTGAAAACTTTGCAAAAGACAGGGACTATAAAAATATTTATTTGCATACTCATAGGACATTAGAGGGGGCTCTTCAGTTTTGGATGAAAATGGGCTTTATCATTACCTTGGATGAAGGTGATGAGCTTGAAACTGTCCATATGGAAAAATTCATTCAAAAATTAAAGATTTCACCACAAGCAGGTATCTTAACTTATGCAATTAAGTTATAA
- a CDS encoding ABC transporter permease, translating to MLTFIQMEFLKLKRSKIFLLSVLMAVLPALLMYIATFAFDEVQAFDALFTNVNMYMSVLFAVLIFAIIMAYLFGREYNEHTLKMMLTIPISRGKFLMSKYLMFLIWILILTVITSLSTMIFGFAAGLSGFTVNLLINSFAQLLFANLLLFLTFSPFVFISLFVTNMVPAMVGGASLTLVNMLVYGQTWAPYVPWVCPYLIASGEIAEYGINMLLPYGLVFATFIVGIVISYLYFTKKDVPL from the coding sequence ATGCTTACTTTTATTCAAATGGAATTTTTAAAATTAAAAAGATCAAAAATATTTTTATTAAGCGTTCTTATGGCTGTGCTTCCAGCCCTTCTGATGTACATAGCAACATTTGCTTTTGATGAAGTCCAGGCCTTTGACGCTCTATTTACCAATGTAAACATGTATATGTCTGTATTGTTTGCTGTTCTTATCTTTGCAATCATTATGGCATATCTCTTTGGAAGGGAATACAATGAACATACCTTAAAGATGATGCTTACCATTCCAATTTCAAGGGGAAAGTTCCTGATGTCTAAATATCTCATGTTCCTTATTTGGATTTTGATTCTAACAGTTATTACAAGCCTATCAACTATGATATTTGGTTTTGCTGCAGGACTAAGCGGATTTACTGTAAACTTGCTAATTAACAGCTTTGCACAGCTTCTATTTGCAAATCTATTGCTCTTTTTGACATTCTCTCCGTTTGTATTTATTTCATTGTTTGTTACAAATATGGTGCCTGCTATGGTTGGCGGAGCTAGTCTAACTCTTGTTAATATGCTTGTTTACGGACAAACCTGGGCTCCATATGTCCCTTGGGTATGTCCTTATCTTATTGCATCTGGAGAGATAGCAGAATATGGAATAAATATGCTATTGCCTTATGGATTGGTTTTTGCTACTTTCATAGTTGGAATAGTCATTTCTTATCTTTACTTTACTAAAAAGGACGTTCCTCTTTAG